Proteins encoded within one genomic window of Saccharopolyspora pogona:
- the glnA gene encoding type I glutamate--ammonia ligase has protein sequence MFNSPEEVLRFISDEDVKFIDVRFCDLPGIMQHFAVPAKSFAAEIFVEGIAFDGSSVRGFQAIHESDMLLLPDPYTARLDPFRTNKTLSLNFFVHDPFTLQPYGRDPRNIARKAEQYLADSGIADLAYFGPEAEFYLFDSVRFENAENTSFHEIDAIEGWWNTGRAEDGGNQGYKIKYKAGYFPVPPTDHLADLRAEIVLNLIDAGFTVEKAHHEVGTAGQAEINYRFNTLLHAADDLQLYKYIVKNTAWRHGKTATFMPKPLYGDNGSGMHTHQSLWKKGKPLFYDETGYAGLSDLARHYIGGILHHAPSLLAFTNPTVNSYHRMVPGFEAPVNLVYSQRNRSACIRIPVTGASPKAKRIEFRCPDSSGNPYLAFAAMMLAGLDGVANKIEPPDPIDKDLYELPREEAADVVQVPSSLDAVLESLVADQDFLLRGDVFTPDVIETWIAFKREHEIDPLRLRPNPYEFELYYDV, from the coding sequence ATGTTCAACAGCCCGGAGGAGGTCCTGCGGTTCATCTCCGATGAGGACGTGAAGTTCATCGATGTCCGGTTCTGCGACCTCCCGGGCATCATGCAGCACTTCGCGGTGCCCGCCAAGTCGTTCGCCGCCGAGATCTTCGTCGAAGGCATCGCCTTCGACGGGTCGTCGGTGCGCGGATTCCAGGCGATCCACGAGTCGGACATGCTCCTGCTGCCTGATCCCTACACCGCTCGACTGGACCCGTTCCGCACCAACAAGACGTTGAGCCTCAACTTCTTCGTGCACGATCCGTTCACGCTGCAGCCCTACGGCCGCGATCCGCGCAACATCGCGCGCAAGGCAGAGCAGTACCTCGCCGACTCCGGCATCGCCGACCTGGCCTACTTCGGGCCGGAAGCCGAGTTCTACCTCTTCGATTCGGTGCGGTTCGAGAATGCCGAGAACACCTCGTTCCACGAGATCGACGCCATCGAGGGCTGGTGGAACACCGGCCGCGCCGAGGACGGGGGCAACCAGGGTTACAAGATCAAGTACAAGGCGGGTTACTTCCCGGTCCCGCCCACCGACCACCTGGCGGATCTGCGCGCCGAGATCGTGCTGAACCTGATCGATGCGGGTTTCACCGTGGAGAAGGCCCACCACGAGGTCGGCACCGCGGGCCAGGCCGAGATCAACTACAGGTTCAACACGCTGCTGCACGCCGCGGACGACCTGCAGCTCTACAAGTACATCGTGAAGAACACCGCGTGGCGGCACGGCAAGACGGCCACGTTCATGCCCAAGCCGCTGTACGGCGACAACGGTTCCGGCATGCACACCCACCAGTCGTTGTGGAAGAAGGGCAAGCCGCTGTTCTACGACGAGACGGGCTACGCGGGGCTCTCCGACCTCGCGCGGCACTACATCGGCGGCATCCTGCACCACGCGCCGAGCCTGCTGGCGTTCACCAACCCGACGGTGAACTCGTACCACCGCATGGTGCCCGGCTTCGAGGCACCGGTGAACCTGGTCTACTCCCAGCGCAACCGCTCGGCCTGCATCCGCATCCCGGTGACCGGTGCCAGCCCGAAGGCCAAGCGCATCGAGTTCCGCTGCCCGGACTCCTCCGGGAACCCGTACCTGGCCTTCGCGGCGATGATGCTCGCCGGCCTGGACGGTGTCGCGAACAAGATCGAGCCGCCCGACCCGATCGACAAGGACCTCTACGAACTACCGCGGGAGGAGGCCGCCGATGTCGTCCAGGTTCCGTCCTCGCTGGATGCCGTGCTGGAAAGCCTCGTGGCCGACCAGGATTTCCTGCTGCGCGGTGACGTCTTCACCCCGGACGTGATCGAGACCTGGATCGCCTTCAAGCGAGAGCACGAGATCGACCCGCTGCGACTGCGCCCGAACCCGTACGAGTTCGAGCTGTACTACGACGTTTAG